Part of the Lolium rigidum isolate FL_2022 unplaced genomic scaffold, APGP_CSIRO_Lrig_0.1 contig_19763_1, whole genome shotgun sequence genome is shown below.
ACATAAAAAATGGTTCTACCAAGTCGGAGGACGTGTGCACCCTTTGAATACTGAATATACTAGTGCAATCGGTGTAATGTTTTGTAACATCAACCTAAGTCAGCTAAGTACTTAAGGCAGAAAAAATAGAAACGCCATCTCATAGGACAAATAACTGGGTGTGCTAAACCATGTTTCAGAGACTTTAGCTGCTAAGAACGGAAAGTGATAATTTCGTTGTACGCATATGGCACATTCCTCAATTTGGATTCCGAGTTTAAGCAATGATGACATAAAAATGAACTCACCAGCCGATAGACAAGCATGAGCCGGAGACTTTGGATGAGCTGAAAGCGCCGTATTAGCCTCAAACAGGAGCTATTTGGTAGTCTATGGGAATCATGTCCATATACAAATAAAGGGTATGTGGCCAGCCACCTTAGATTTTCCATGTTGCCAAACTGTGTGAAGCTTGGATCATAGGGCTCGTTCCAATTGAGGGTCGTGAGCTGAGGGGCAGAGATGTTTGCAACCGGTGTATTATAAGTCTTATAAGTCGAACGATGAGCAAAGCATTGCCTCACGTTTAACACCTGGAGCGCGGGCGCAAAAACAGTGAGCTGCTGCATCCCAAACAGATTCATGAGCTGGATTTGCAAGAGAGACTTGGAGAGAATGGTGAAGCTGCCCAGGCCAAGGGCGCCCTCTCCCTCTGGGTGCAGATCTTTTAGCTCGATTTCTAGAAGAGAATCCGAGCGGATTGCAAAGTTGGCCAGACCCAAGGCAGAGTGGACGGTGAGCTTCCGTAAGGCCGGGCAGCGTGGCGAGGAGACGGCATCACCGAGCAGGCACGGGCCACGCAGATCGACGCAGGCCAGGAAGAGATCGGTGAGCCGTGCGAAGACGCCGAGAGGCGGCACGGCGAGGGCGAGATACCCTAGGTCGAGGCAGATGGCGGTGGCATTCTCGAAGCAGGGTAGCTCAAGGGCGCCTCCTTCCGCGGCCTCGACCTCCCAATCCTCCTGCCATATCTCGTTGGTGAGCTGTAGATCGCCGGAGAGGCGGGCCGCGGCGACGGGAAGCCAGGCCGCCACGGAGTCGGGGGTGACGTCGATGACCTGGACGGCGAGGCGGCGGAGCACCGGCGCTTCGAGGGACTCGACGGCGGCGAGGATGCCCTGGGGACCGGTGGCGGGGTGGAAGCAGAGCTCCGGGAGCAGCGCCCAGAGGCGGCGCCAGTGGCGCGAGAGGACGCTGgtccgagcggcggcggcggcgtcgtggagCTTGAGGAGGATGTGGATCAGAATGTCCGCGGGAAGTGCGCTGAGGCGGTCCTCGCAGGCCGGAAGCCTGCGTTGCACGGCGATCTCCCCGTCGCTGTGCTCCATGGATTTGGTCCGACTCACTCCGGCGAGTTGGGAATGGTTGCCGTCGGAGTCGATTCGCAGCACACCACAGATGTTGTGGAGCGGATGGGAAAAGGTCGGCCAGAGGCCCAGAGCACTGAGAGCAGGCGTTTTACCACGAGATTGCTGGGCTGGCCCGTTTTACCACGAGACTGGACCATGGCCCGTCTATCTTATAGAAAAAACTATAGAAATGTTCAATAAATCTTGAACATTAAAAAGTTAAATTAAGATATATCCGTACAAGTGGTGTAATATATTATGATTTTATCAAGTAGACAAAAAACTTAGGAACATGCATTTGATCATACCAAGAGGGCAAGAACCCATCATCAAGCGTCACTGTTTTGTAGGGAAACAAGAGTCAATGCAAACATTCAAAATTAGAAGTTAAATCCCTCTATAGCTTAAGACAAGCACCACGGTGCATGGTTTCAGCGCTTCTCCACATTCATTCAAACCATTGGATTCATTCCCTCTCTTGTTGATTCCTCTCTCTTTGTCTATCACACAGACTCTCACACCTCCTACTTACTTACTTACTTACTTACTTACTTACTTACTTACTTACTTACTTACTTACGGGATATTCATTTTGGCTCACGGGTGCATATGAACCCACTGTGTGAAAacacattttaaaatatcaaaaaattccgaaataAAATtgcacatgtacatctagacattctatgttcgcacaCAAGTTTTCGGGAAAAAAGAACATTTTTTGTGTCCCGTATAAAAAAGACAATTTTTGATGTTCAAAACATGACTATTCACAagacattttttgtcttttttacatagaccacataaAATGTTCATTTCTCCCGAAAACTTGTGTGCGGATATAGAATGTCTGTATGTACACGCGAATATTTTTCTCGAATTTTTTGACAtctttaatttttgttttttctgCATTTTATATAATAGGTTCATATGCAcctatgtgccaaaacaccacctccCTTACGGACTTACTTACTTATGTAGATGACTTTGTTCTCATAGCCTCTTCCCATGGCTTTCTTCATCAcattactagatttagatgtgcgccttggcgcacgatcccgtgaaacacTTTGTATATCATTCTAAAATTGTGTGCAAATGATAATCTGTTTATTAGGTTTCAGAAAACAAAATCGATATGATGATCTTACAATGAATCACACGAAGTTACAAACGAAGTAGAAAACATTTATATACACCACGAAAGAAATATATCATGGTAGAAAATACTTGATGGCTATATCAGGGGAGCAATAGAAGAAAGGAACAACAATAGAAACATCTACATAAGCTGGGCTATCTACAAAAGTAATAATGTTGGTAAAATCGAGCTAATAAAATCGACAAGAGCAGCACTGTCACAATCCTCCCATGTTCGATCTGGGATTTCCATCTACTTCAGATATATCATTGTAGCCAGTGATTGTATACCTGAAATACTAACCATGCGCATTGTTAGCCAAAAGGAGACATAAACATATTTTGCCACTATCAAGAAAATCAAGAGGTTAAGCGGTCAAGTCCTACCCCACTTCATCAGTTCGACTACTCCTTTCCCAACCAATTTTTTGTAACTTCCCATAATTAGTCTCAAGAATGCCCCCGACTTGAAGATGGCAGATCCTAAGACTGACTCAATCTCCACAAAAGAAGATCAGAAAATGAAGGTAGATCAGAATCTTGATACATGACTGGCTCAATCTCTATTTATCAGTGCAAGTAACATAGAATAACCATTTCAGTCTCAGGATAAACATCACAAAATGCAAGTAGATCAGAATCTTGATTCAAAGTAAGATGAATCTTGACCTGGATTATATGAAACAAATAGTTGTAACAACTCACCTAGGGTCTAAGGACGATGACAACTATGAAGAGGGGAACCCTGAGTGGTTGGGGCGAGGGGTGGCATGATGCTACCTCGTCTCACATTCTGTGTATCAGCTGATGCCTACCGGTAGATAATTGTATGCCCCGAAATCAGGTCATTATAAGGAATTGAGGGTTCACTTGGAATGATGTAAAATTAGAGTATCCACTGTTATTTTGTTCAACTTAGAGCTACAGACATGAGGCCACACTAATTTTTCTTCCATTCCCAGCATCCCAAAGAGAAAATATTACCTATTGACATACTTGAGCAAGAACATGTATTGTCAATGACAAGAAGTGGTTTAGTATCAGGAGCACCTAATGAGATGATCATATGTTGCCTTTTATGCCTCCTAGTGAGTACACTATCATTTGAATAAATAAGTTTTGAAACAACCATAATAAATACACTGTATAACCAATTAAGTATTCAAATCACACCCGTGTTCTTTTTGATGTGTGGCTAGGATCTAAGCATTTCTAAATTACAGTCACGTCAGCTAAATAGTCCCATGTAAATATTTGTTAGAGTAATAAATTCAGAGATGGCATTGGAAACATAACGGGAAATCACCATGTCCACTATGGCATTCTCACGGAAAGAACAAATCAAGCCATACTCTATTGCTACCACAGGCCTAAGTCTTTCACTGCCCCAACCATGGGGATTTGAGACATAGTCGATCTAGTAAAAATAAATCATTTATCCTCCATTCCACTGTAGTTATAGAATTTTGTGAGACGGTTACACCGTTTTTGCTAGTTCTAGAGTGACAAAATAGGATGACTTACAACGTCGAGCATTAGCATGTATAATAGTTCTTCTGTTGATTATTATGCCATAGACCAAATCAAGTCTCACTTAATAAAGTTTTCCACGATAATCATTGtttaaaaataaggctttttctGTCATGTTAGTCTCATACTGAAGATATATTGCAGAAATCCATTGTCCTGTAAAGAAAATAAAGTTGGACTTTATAACATGCACATGTAAGCTAGCACGATGGAGTACTTCCTCTAAATGAACCTACTGGCAACTTCACGCAGTAAGAATGAGATGAAAAACAACACTATGAAGCAAGCATCCCAAAAAATGAACATAGGAAGAGTAGACAGCGAACATCTTGTGGTGGGAGAGGAACGGAATGGAAAGAAGTGAACCAACACAAAATAGAGAAAACCAAAGGACATACCTTTATTAGAAACAAATCATCTAAAAGCATAGATGAATCAAAGGTCATACGTACCCTTATTAGAAACGAATCATGTAAAAGCATAGATGAATCAAAGGTACATAGGTGAATGATAAACACATGGTGGTATGGGCAAAGAAAGGCAAATACCTAACGAAAAAACAATCGCAGTGGTATCTGGCAGCAGCAACGACACC
Proteins encoded:
- the LOC124680539 gene encoding uncharacterized protein LOC124680539, whose product is MEHSDGEIAVQRRLPACEDRLSALPADILIHILLKLHDAAAAARTSVLSRHWRRLWALLPELCFHPATGPQGILAAVESLEAPVLRRLAVQVIDVTPDSVAAWLPVAAARLSGDLQLTNEIWQEDWEVEAAEGGALELPCFENATAICLDLGYLALAVPPLGVFARLTDLFLACVDLRGPCLLGDAVSSPRCPALRKLTGEGALGLGSFTILSKSLLQIQLMNLFGMQQLTVFAPALQVLNVRQCFAHRSTYKTYNTPVANISAPQLTTLNWNEPYDPSFTQFGNMENLRWLATYPLFVYGHDSHRLPNSSCLRLIRRFQLIQSLRLMLVYRLLSFCDFPWIYTEKLLTIRNDPLLCLRTTLHQVINDKHYMMEDITTLPDITRLALDINPRGHSFGASVFHFLRMCTGVRKVLLTVRGATSHAEAQTACPSGCVCDQPPNWKTQELTLNCLQEVAIYELRGTVHEAALVKRLFDWATVLEKMTIAFHGSVSESKAREFFQMLQSFSRPEICMKGPHFT